The genome window GCATTAGAAGCTTCTACATTAGCATAATAATCTGCTTCAATGAACCCTCCAAAATTAACTTGTCTTAGTCTATAAACTACTTGTCCATTTCCAGGGTTTACATCTACAAAACTATACTGAACTTGTAGATCTGAATAGCCTTGTCCATCAACCCAACCAATATTTTCAAAGTTTATTCCATCTCTCGATCGCTCAACATAGAATCCTTTATTATCAATCTCACTTGCAGTCATCCATTGTAATGATACAGCATTTGAATTTGTACGAGCAGCATTGAAATAAATCATACTTACAGGTAAAGTTTCATTCGTACCATCATTCACTCCTAAAGTAAAGTAGTAAGCTCCAGAAGCCTCAAATTTATAAGAGCTTGAGTATTGAATATTTCCTGACGAACTTGTTCCTGTTTTACTTATATCTCTTGCTGTCCAAGCTGGTAAACCGTTTGCATCTACATCTGCCATTCTTAGATCATCATCATCAAGTATAGTTTCAGATACGCCCCAGTCTATTCCATTACTTGTATCCCAAGGAATACTAATAAATGCACTATCTTCCAATGTCTCAGTATAAACTTCATAATATCCAAATTCAACTAAACTTGATAATTCCGTATCTTCTAAATCACTTGTAACATCCTCTGGACTCGAGTTTAGATATTTTACTGTCCAAGCTTGACCAGAGATATCGTCAGGTTTAATTTCTATAGGTCTATAAGATGAACTTCCACCAATAGGTAACCTAACATAGTTACTTGTAGAATTTATAGTAACCTCCACTTGTCCATCTACATAACTATCTTGTGATCCATTTACGATCACTGTTTCATCTGCAAATATAAGTTTAGCTGAGGTTGATAATACTCCATCAGTGAAGTCTAATTCTTGACTGACAGTTATATCTGAACTCAAAGAAGCTCCGCTTCCAGTATTATTTAATTTCAAATAATTCAGTGAGCTAATACCAGAGATTGATTGACTAGAAGAACCATCTAGCTCCAAGTAAGAATCACCAAGATTAAATGTTCCCGAATTATTTGATAAATCACCTTCTAATTCAATTGTAGAGGATGTTGAAGCTCCTGTTAAAGTACCTGTACTTTGTAGGGTCAGATTACCATCTAAATCTATTTCATTTCCATTATCAATGGATAATTCACCACTTAGCGTTGTATTTCCTTGAATGTAGAAACTACTTACATTAGCATTTGCAGTTAAAGTAGCTCCAGCTCCAACAACTAGATTTCCACCAACCGTTAAACTTGAACTATTATCAAGTACGATATCTGTGGTAGCATTATGTGTAAAATCATTAGACACATTGAAAGCTACACCCGACTCTAAGTCTAATACACTGGCATTTTTCGTTTCAAAAGAACCTTGAACCTCTATATTCTGAGCAGAATTCTGATCTAAAATACCATTAGTAAGTACCAAGTCTTCGCAAATCTCTAATGTATTGTCTGGTAACGTAAGTGTGTTTGTTGTTCCAACATCTACATTGATTGAACGTGCTTTATAAATTGGCACATTATAATTTGCAGTTCCTGTAAACTCAAAATTCACATCACAGTCGTCATCTACATCATCCGGATTGCTCCAATAATAACTAGGCATAATCAAGCCATTATTATTTTCAATATAGAACTTAAATGTACCTGGTACACCGTTTGGTATATCAGCAGAACTAGAACCGATCAATGATGCAGCGTTCGTTACAGCTCCAGATACAGCACCCAATCTATTTCCTGGTGTTTCATCAAAGATTAACACCCCATTTTCATGAATATATGTTTTCAGCACTCGAATAGACTCATCTACCGTAACCTCATCATTGGCATCAATGATTATAATACCACCTACAGGACCTACACCATCGGCTACACTACCTGTCGATACTCCAGTATCCCATGTATTTATATCAGAATAGTTACCACTTTGTTTAGTGATAAAGATTGGTAGATCATCGTTGATTGCACCATTAGTTCCAGTGAATAATTCATCGACACCATTACCAGCAATATTATCTTTATCATTACCGACACCTGCAGTATAATAACCAGAGATTGTTTCATCACCTTCTCCGTCCTTATATTCCCAAGTGAAATTATCATTGCTGTCATCTACTCCACCATACTGTTTATCCCAAGTTACAGATGATGTAGATAATAATGCTGCTACATAATGATCTGCCACATTAAATGTATATGACATGTCATCTGTACTAGACACAAGTGCATCAGTTCCCAAGTAAGAAAATTCGATTTGAACATCATCTAGGTCTCCTGCATCTTGGTCTGGTTTACTGATAGACAAACCACTTGATGTTAATACCCAATAATATTGTAATACGTTTTGAGTATCATCAAACTCAGGTACAGGCGATACCTCTGTATCATTACTAATCGTTGCAATCATTTGATTTTCTGCTTTCACAGTAATCCATCCTGCATCACTTCCTGTACGTTCCAAAGAACCATTATTCTCAAATAAAACTTGAATTGGAGTATACTTAGCAGAAGCGTCATCACGACCAATTGGAAAAATATAGTTCGTATTAAATGAAGCAGGGAATATCTTACGAACACCTTTATCTAGCTCAGATCCATTCGTTGAAATCATATTCGTCTCTGAGAAGTTGGTAGTACCACTTTCATCTACAACGCTTGTATTTTCAGCTAGAATCAAAAGATTCTGATTCACATTAAATATTCCAGATTCCAATACTAAGACGCCGTCAATCGTGATATCTCCATTGTCATCGGGTATTTCTACACCACTATTATTGTTGATATGTAATCTAGCAAATGTTCCTGTACCATTAATCTGCTGAGCAGTAGTACCAGAGAATAATATACCTCCTGTATTATCAGAATGAACTTGAGAGCCATCCATTTGAATATCACCATCAAGATCAAGCGTCACTCCAGTAGTTGTCAAACTACCAGCTAAGTTTTGAAGATCATTGCTGACCGTAATATCATGTGAAAAGCTAAGATCACTTGAACCAGAGTGTACTAAATCATAAAAACTAGACGTTCCTGAACCTGATAAACTTTGATCTGATGATCCTGCAAATGTAACAGTTGTATTATCCGCAGTTGAGACCGTACCATTATTAATCAAGTTACCTTCTAATGTTAAGGCACGAGAGTCTTCAATTTCAAAAGTTGTACCTGTCGATACCTCTAGGTCTCCAGAAAGATTTAGGTCTTTACTACCTGTTTCTACTAATAACTTCAAGCCCGAAAGAGATGAATGTGAATTCAGCTTGATATTAGTTAAATCTTTAGAAGTATTTATTTTGAAAGTCGTATTACTTGCAGCTGTGGAAACATCAATACCCGTACCATCAAAGTCTACATCCTCGTACCCAAATTCGATAACCGCATCACCCGATTGACTTAAGGTTATCGACTCACTTAAATGTAGTGCTTCATCATTATTATAAACATCAGCTATAATAAATTTTGAACTAGCACCATCCAAATTAAATGTACTTGTGTTATCTAAATCGAAAGCAGCCCAATTACCATTTGTAGTAGATGATGAATTCGCATTAAAACCTACTACAAAATTACCCCCAGTCTGGTTATAATTAAGAATTCCTTCATTCTCATTAGTTGAAGCACCTCTTACATAACCTCCGACTAATAAATTTCCATCTGAGATATTAATTGACGCATTCCCTGATGAAGTATATTCGATATATGAGTTACTTCCTTCTAATAAGAAATCTCCACCAGATACTGTTAATGTACCATCGAGTGACAATCCATTAGATGAACCATCAATTCTTAATACACCTGCAGCAAGTTCTAATTCTCCACCCGAAGGAATGTAATAGTCATCACCACCACTAGATAGTGTATAATCTATTGAAGAATTATCTAAAACAAATTTACCCGATTCTACAACGATTGGTTTCGAATCATTACTACCATTTGAAGCTGATGTTAAGGAGTTGATACTTTGTCCCCATGTAAATGATTTCCCAGTATCTTTAGAGACTTTTATTCTATAAAGATCTGGTGAAATATTAGATGTTATAAACTCAGCATCATTGCTACCAGTTAATTCAAGTACAGCATTAGAATTCCCTGTATTTAAGTCAAAAGAACCTGCATTTACAAAAATCAAATCTCCGCCAATTTTTAATAAATGTTCACTTGAACCAGCATCTTCAACAGTAAAAGTAGAACCATCATCCAATTGTAAATACCCTCCAATATCAACAGTTATATCACTTCCTGTATTCGCGATTACAATATTACCTAATTCATTATCTCCGATTTCTACATCATCTTCAATCTCTACATCATTGGTAATTCTGAATATTGAATTTTTATCAACCAATAATGATTTTGCAAATATTGGTTGATCAAAAGTGACTGTAGTATTGGTAATAGCACTTGATCCAAAGAATCTCAAACCTGGAAAAACACTTCTATTAGAAATAGTTAAATCTTCATTATCAACTTGAATCCAATAGAACCATCCACTACTATCTTGCTCTGCAAAATCCCCTACATCTCCTTCTACTGTAGCATCACCAACTGCTCGTCCAATATCTAATGTAATTTCTCCAATTCCTGATAGTTGTCCAATATATGCAGTTGTCTTACTTGAGCTTGTTTGCATTCTCAGTCTTGAGAGACCTTGAGCATTTAATGGACCTGCACCGTCTTGCGAATCAAAGATTAAGGATGCGACATTGACATCTACGTCTGACCTCATTTGAACTCGACCTGTCCCTCCACCTAGATGTGTTGAACCTATAATTGCAACATCTCCTTCTTTTGGATAATCATTTGTTGCATTTGTAGGGTCTGTATGACTTACGGTAGACCAATTTGAAGAATTATTAAAATCTACCCATACCCCAGAAGATGTATATGAATAATAAATTTCAACACTTCCAGTAAATTTAGATGCTAGACCTGCTGTGTAATTTGCTTTATCTAGTTCAAACTCATTTCCATCACTACCATAAATGATTTCATTTCCACTAATAGCAGGACTAATTCCAGAGCCATCTTCTCTAGTAAAAGGATCTACATCTAATACACGACCAGGAATCCAGCCATATCCACTTGCATTAGTACCCGTATCGTCATTACTATCTTCATTGTTTGCCGTAAGTTTTACATACTCTACATTTGGCAAGGATGCACCATCATCAAAGCCTGAGTAATCGACCCTCCAATAATATGAGAGTAACTCAGTAGCTCCAATACTTTGCTGCACCGTTTGAAGGTATTCATCAGCAATTGATACTGTCACATAACCTTCAGAAGTTACATTCTCAAGTTTTATTTCAAGAGGAGTATATTTACCATCGCCTTCATCATCTGTTGGGTCTAAATTGATTCCTAGCGGGAACCTATAAGTACCATCAGAAGTAACTTTTATAGATAATCCGCCATCAGAAGCATTTCCAGCTACTAACATCATATCTTTTTCTTGCCAATCAGTTTCATCTAAAGGAGCGCCACCATTTACATCTTCAACTAATTCATCTACCTCAAGCTTATAAGTACCTAGTTCTAATCGACCATGTTTGTACTCAAGTCTGTCAATATGGACGTCAGAAGTGAAACGAATTACTTCTGTCTCACTGTTCATTCGAACATTACCAAAATTAGCTCCTTCTATGGTATTTATTGTATTATAACCGTATGAACCATTTGTACCTCTAAATTTGACCAATGCAGCAACGTTATCGTGCTCTGGATCATCTGCATCATAAATACCTAGTGTACCATAGTTTGTTATATCTCCTAATAAATATGCTGAAAACTCTCTTAAATCTAAAGTACCAGCAAGCAACTCGAAAGCACCATCACTAGCCGTCTGTATCAAGTTACTATTCCAACTTTCAACATCATCCTTCGTTTCATCACCATATAAAGATAGTGTTGCTCCTTCTTTATTGATTTGAAGATTTTTAAACAGCTGCATATCAGCATCGTGATGATGATATAAAGCTAATTGAGCATCTTCTGTTCCTTGGAAGATTGTTGTATTTGCAGATGCATCATAACCTATGTCTGTACCATCCTCTACAGTCATACTTCCATTTAGGGTTAATGTATATGTCTGAGCATCAAGAATATCTTTTTGGATATGGAGATCTCCCATTAATTCAAGGTCACTCTGCAAAGAAACCCCTAAACCTTGAGTTTCCTCTATTACAAATTCTCCTAGAGGTATATTTGATACAATACCAAATGCAACATCGCTCGCATCTGTCATTGATAAAGTTATCTTATGATCTTTAGATACATTGTATTTTGTTACATCTACATCTACATTAATGGCAGTCCCTCCCTTAAATGCAGAATTACCACTATTTGCAGACTTAGTTCTCTCAAAATATATTTCTCCTCCAAGTAAATTCACACTGTAATTAGTTCCAGATAGATCTAACACAGCATAGGTTTCATTCACATGCCCATCATGAGTTCCATCCTCAAAAAGTATAGTCCCTCCTGTTTGAGAAAATGATATAACTGCATCCGAAGTATAACTTGTAGGTCTTAATTGTCCTAACTTCACTGTTCCACCATTAACAGTAAAACTACCTGTATTACCAATAAAACAAGCGATACTTCCTTTTGAATCAAGTAATCCCTCATTTACAGTTAACTCACCAATTATATACATTGACTGACCTGTCGCAGAGTTAGAAAAATCTAGTTGTACATCTGCTCCATTCAACTCTAGTCCTGCACTTTCTCCCAAAACAAAGATATCTTCACTAGCACCACTTTCTTCACCTAAAGACCTTATATAAGTCTTCCCCTCTAGTGATAAAGTACCAGCTTTTATATATATATTTTTCTTTACTTCTGGATCTTGAACATCCCTATCTACAGCACCATCGTTACTTCCCAAAATATATAGATCATCTGGGGTATTGGCTACATTTAAAGATAATTGGTATGTACGATCTGTTCCTTTATCAATAATTAGATTGTAAAGTATAGTAGAACTATTTACAAGAAAACTATTATCACTTGCTCCGGTAAAATAGAGTGAAACTGCAGCATCGTCTGTGTCATAATAATCAACAGATCCAACAACAAGACCAGGAGAAAAATCAATACTACCATTATTTGTAAAGTCCCCACCTACTGTTACTGTATGCCAATCGCCATGATAAGTTGAAGAATTACCTGAAGCATAAATTGCCCCTGATCCAGCATTAAATTCACCATCACTTGAAATTGTAACGCTACCACTGATTAAAATATCAAGTTGTTTTCCTTCACTTGAACCTCCAAACTCATTCGTATTTTGGTTGATACGTAACGTTCCTTTATCAACTTGAAGATTATTTGAGATTTCTACATCTTCTAAAAAAACTACTTCATCAGCAGTTTCATCCATATCTACTTTAAATTCATATAAAGCTGATGTATTCGTTGATGTCCACTCTTGATTTATGTATATATTATTTCCTCCCTTCGCAACGATAACACCTTCGAAGTTACTCCAATTAGAGTTTTCAGAAGAAGGAAGGTTATCATAGAAAACGCCTGTGTTATCATAGCCATAAAATTCTATGGTTCCATCACCTAGAATTTGGGCAAATACATATCGTTCACTATCAATAAGGTCTGTATCATCTGTATTATTACCATCTGATGTACCAAAGTTCAGTGTACCATAAATTGTTAGGCTTCCTGTAAAATCAGGTAAATCAGTATCATTCTGAACGGTAATAGTCCTACCTGATGTAATAACGATATCATCATCTGCATCAGGTGTATCTCCACCAGGGTTATCATAGATAGGTAAAGAAGCAC of Sediminitomix flava contains these proteins:
- a CDS encoding T9SS type A sorting domain-containing protein: MKKSIIILKLLLCTFFAYSQETWYSYKSGDWDDAGSWTLDGASLPIYDNPGGDTPDADDDIVITSGRTITVQNDTDLPDFTGSLTIYGTLNFGTSDGNNTDDTDLIDSERYVFAQILGDGTIEFYGYDNTGVFYDNLPSSENSNWSNFEGVIVAKGGNNIYINQEWTSTNTSALYEFKVDMDETADEVVFLEDVEISNNLQVDKGTLRINQNTNEFGGSSEGKQLDILISGSVTISSDGEFNAGSGAIYASGNSSTYHGDWHTVTVGGDFTNNGSIDFSPGLVVGSVDYYDTDDAAVSLYFTGASDNSFLVNSSTILYNLIIDKGTDRTYQLSLNVANTPDDLYILGSNDGAVDRDVQDPEVKKNIYIKAGTLSLEGKTYIRSLGEESGASEDIFVLGESAGLELNGADVQLDFSNSATGQSMYIIGELTVNEGLLDSKGSIACFIGNTGSFTVNGGTVKLGQLRPTSYTSDAVISFSQTGGTILFEDGTHDGHVNETYAVLDLSGTNYSVNLLGGEIYFERTKSANSGNSAFKGGTAINVDVDVTKYNVSKDHKITLSMTDASDVAFGIVSNIPLGEFVIEETQGLGVSLQSDLELMGDLHIQKDILDAQTYTLTLNGSMTVEDGTDIGYDASANTTIFQGTEDAQLALYHHHDADMQLFKNLQINKEGATLSLYGDETKDDVESWNSNLIQTASDGAFELLAGTLDLREFSAYLLGDITNYGTLGIYDADDPEHDNVAALVKFRGTNGSYGYNTINTIEGANFGNVRMNSETEVIRFTSDVHIDRLEYKHGRLELGTYKLEVDELVEDVNGGAPLDETDWQEKDMMLVAGNASDGGLSIKVTSDGTYRFPLGINLDPTDDEGDGKYTPLEIKLENVTSEGYVTVSIADEYLQTVQQSIGATELLSYYWRVDYSGFDDGASLPNVEYVKLTANNEDSNDDTGTNASGYGWIPGRVLDVDPFTREDGSGISPAISGNEIIYGSDGNEFELDKANYTAGLASKFTGSVEIYYSYTSSGVWVDFNNSSNWSTVSHTDPTNATNDYPKEGDVAIIGSTHLGGGTGRVQMRSDVDVNVASLIFDSQDGAGPLNAQGLSRLRMQTSSSKTTAYIGQLSGIGEITLDIGRAVGDATVEGDVGDFAEQDSSGWFYWIQVDNEDLTISNRSVFPGLRFFGSSAITNTTVTFDQPIFAKSLLVDKNSIFRITNDVEIEDDVEIGDNELGNIVIANTGSDITVDIGGYLQLDDGSTFTVEDAGSSEHLLKIGGDLIFVNAGSFDLNTGNSNAVLELTGSNDAEFITSNISPDLYRIKVSKDTGKSFTWGQSINSLTSASNGSNDSKPIVVESGKFVLDNSSIDYTLSSGGDDYYIPSGGELELAAGVLRIDGSSNGLSLDGTLTVSGGDFLLEGSNSYIEYTSSGNASINISDGNLLVGGYVRGASTNENEGILNYNQTGGNFVVGFNANSSSTTNGNWAAFDLDNTSTFNLDGASSKFIIADVYNNDEALHLSESITLSQSGDAVIEFGYEDVDFDGTGIDVSTAASNTTFKINTSKDLTNIKLNSHSSLSGLKLLVETGSKDLNLSGDLEVSTGTTFEIEDSRALTLEGNLINNGTVSTADNTTVTFAGSSDQSLSGSGTSSFYDLVHSGSSDLSFSHDITVSNDLQNLAGSLTTTGVTLDLDGDIQMDGSQVHSDNTGGILFSGTTAQQINGTGTFARLHINNNSGVEIPDDNGDITIDGVLVLESGIFNVNQNLLILAENTSVVDESGTTNFSETNMISTNGSELDKGVRKIFPASFNTNYIFPIGRDDASAKYTPIQVLFENNGSLERTGSDAGWITVKAENQMIATISNDTEVSPVPEFDDTQNVLQYYWVLTSSGLSISKPDQDAGDLDDVQIEFSYLGTDALVSSTDDMSYTFNVADHYVAALLSTSSVTWDKQYGGVDDSNDNFTWEYKDGEGDETISGYYTAGVGNDKDNIAGNGVDELFTGTNGAINDDLPIFITKQSGNYSDINTWDTGVSTGSVADGVGPVGGIIIIDANDEVTVDESIRVLKTYIHENGVLIFDETPGNRLGAVSGAVTNAASLIGSSSADIPNGVPGTFKFYIENNNGLIMPSYYWSNPDDVDDDCDVNFEFTGTANYNVPIYKARSINVDVGTTNTLTLPDNTLEICEDLVLTNGILDQNSAQNIEVQGSFETKNASVLDLESGVAFNVSNDFTHNATTDIVLDNSSSLTVGGNLVVGAGATLTANANVSSFYIQGNTTLSGELSIDNGNEIDLDGNLTLQSTGTLTGASTSSTIELEGDLSNNSGTFNLGDSYLELDGSSSQSISGISSLNYLKLNNTGSGASLSSDITVSQELDFTDGVLSTSAKLIFADETVIVNGSQDSYVDGQVEVTINSTSNYVRLPIGGSSSYRPIEIKPDDISGQAWTVKYLNSSPEDVTSDLEDTELSSLVEFGYYEVYTETLEDSAFISIPWDTSNGIDWGVSETILDDDDLRMADVDANGLPAWTARDISKTGTSSSGNIQYSSSYKFEASGAYYFTLGVNDGTNETLPVSMIYFNAARTNSNAVSLQWMTASEIDNKGFYVERSRDGINFENIGWVDGQGYSDLQVQYSFVDVNPGNGQVVYRLRQVNFGGFIEADYYANVEASNAEVNVKVYPNPLHSADQLKLVYSGLSINADADLELRSGNGTLIKHMELTSDSDGVIREMLDMNLNTGLYLVSLRINGRVYTKRIIVN